The sequence TGATGACTGGAGAGCGCTTTCTGTTACTTTGGGACAGGAAGTCCGCGTAATCTTCGGCGATGACAGCTATACAGGGAAAGCAGTCGATATTGACCGCGATGGCTGCCTCCTGGTCAATACAGGAAGCGAAGTCAAGCGCGTCATTGCAGGGGACGTATCCATACGCCCTGTAGATGCGCCGATTCCCAAACGCTGATTCAATCTGGTTGACTTAAAGAACGGCAATGATAAAAATGAAATTTCAGAAAAGAGGAAAAGTATGAAAAATCATAATTTTATCAGTGCTGCATTATTTGCCGGTATCATGGCAATATTATCACAGTTTGCATTTCCGATAGGCGCCGTTCCGATTACGCTGCAGAGCTTTGTCTGTGCGCTGGCAGGGGGCGTCCTTGGCAAGAAATGGGGTGCCATTTCCATCGGGCTTTGGCTGATTCTTGGCATGATCGGGATTCCGGTCCTTACCATGGGGAAAGCCGGCATCGGCATATTCCTCTCCCCGGTAGGCGGTTATTATCTGGGATTCGTCCTGATGGCCTTTATCAGCGGATTCAGATCGGAAGAAAAGGTCAATATTTTCTGCTATATCGGATTTGCCATCCTTGGACTTATTTCCTGTTATGCATTGGGAACCATCTGGTTCATGGGATACTTCCAGTACGGCCTTGGAAAGGACATGCCTCTCTGGACAGCTTTGACCATGACGGTATTCCCGTTTGTTGTATTTGACCTGATCAAGGTGACTTTAGGTGTATTGAGCGGTGTCAGGATCAGAAGGGCATTGATTCAGGCAGGTTTCCGTCCGACGACACATTAAGGTACCATAAAGAGTTCCGGGGCTTCGGCCGGCTTCCGGGACTCTTTATTTATTGCAAAAATACGGTAAAACCGTTATTTTATCGATGACAGCAGAAAAGAAAATAGTTTGCAAGTCTTGACATTACGTTAACTTTGTTGCATTATACACTTGATATTAAATTTAGTCATAACCATAGGTTATCATTTGGAGGGGTATTCGAATGCTTCTTGCCTTTGATGTAGGTAATACGAATATTGTATGCGGTGTCTATAAGGACCGTAAGTTAATAAAGAATTGGCGCATAGCGACGGATACACTGCAGACAGCCGATGGTTATGCAGCACTTCTCGGCACGCTTTTCCATCTGAATCAGCTGGAATTTGATGATGTGGAAGATATCATTATTTCCACAGTCGTTCCGCCGATTATTCCTATTCTGGAAACGATGTCTCACCGCTATTTCCATGTAAAGCCGATTCTGGTCGGCCCCGGGATCAAGACGGGACTGAATATCCTGTATGACAATCCAAAAGAACTGGGCGCGGACAGGATTGTCAATGCGGTAGCAGCCATTGCTGAGTATGACTGTCCCCTGATCATCATTGATATGGGAACAGCAACGACATTCTGCGTGGTTGATACAAAGGGGAATTACCTTGGCGGCGCTGTTGCACCGGGCATCGGTATTTCTATGGAAGCTCTGTTCCAGAGAGCATCCAAACTCCCTCGCATCGAACTCGTCAAGACGCCGAACATCATTTGCCGCAATACTGTATCCGCCATGCAGGCAGGCATCTATTACGGATTTGTCGGACAGATTGATGAAATCGTAAAACGGATTAAAGAAGAACTGAATGAACAGAATGTCAAGGTCATTGCGACCGGCGGACTGGCAACCCTGATTGCCAAGTCATCCAGCACGATCGATATCGTTGATCCGATGCTGACATTGAAAGGCCTTCTGATCCTATATGAAAAGAATAAAAACGAAGGCGGACGCAAGTAAATAGAGAGGCGGATGGATGCCATCCGCCTTTTTGATTGGCTTGATAGACTTAAAAGGTCTTGAAATTTAACTGTACATCAGTTATAATTACAAGCACATGGCCGGTTAGTCAAACGGTTAAGACGCTGCGTTCTCAGCGCAGAGAGTATGGGTTCGAATCCCATACCGGTCACCAAAAAAAGAGGGAGATGCTGCTGCATCTCCTTTTTTGCTGTGGTTGAAATTGATTCGGTGTTTAAATGAAGACAAACTGGACGAGCCCCATGTAGCATAATGTACCGGCAGCCATGGACAGGAGCATCTGCCCCTTCCATAGATGAACGGCCGCAGTTACGGCAAGCCCTGCAATTTCAGGAATGCCGTAATTTCCACCTGTCCACTGGACATCCTTCAGGCAGTAAATGACAAGAAGCGCAAAGACGGCAGAGGGGAGGGCCTTTCCCAGAAAATTGACATAGGCGGGAAGCCGGCTTCCCGGTTTGAAGATGAGGAAGGGAAGAAGGCGGGTCAGGATTGTTGCTCCTGCGCAGATGGCTATAATGAGGACTTGTTCATAAAAGGGAAGTGAAGTCATAAGAGGCCTCCTGCTTTTTCAATACGTCTCCTGAATAAAGTAATGATGCCCAGCATGAGTGCCATGGACGGGATGATGAAGGAATTGCTGCCGAAAAAATAGAGGCAGATGGTGCTTGAGAAAAGACCGATCAATGCCGTATAATGTTTTTCCTCACGCTTCCATTGTTCAAGGAAAATGACAAGGAACATGGAAGTCATGACAAAGCTCAGTCCTTTTGTATTGAAGGTAACGATGTTTCCCAGAAGGCCTCCGATAGCCGCGCCGCTTACCCAGTATACATAATTCAAGAATGATACCCAGAACATGAACCAGTTTCTGTCGATGCCGCGGGGAATCGTTGCTGAGTAATTGAGAGCAAAGGTTTCATCGCACATCCAGTAAATAAGGAAAGGTTTCTTCCAACCGGTTCCTGCGTATTTTTCAAGCATGGCAAGGCCGTAGAAAAGATGCCTTGCCTGAACGGTGAAGGCGATGACGAATGTCTGCCACGGGGCAAATGGGGAAAGCAGCATAGTGACTGTGATGAATTCAAGCGATCCGCCAAATATGAACATGGCCATGAATAAAGGATACAGGAAACTGAATCCAAGGGTATACATATAAAATCCGTAGGCAAAGGCGATGAACCAGAAGCCGGCAAAAACCGGCAGCGTATAGGGAAGCGCTTCTTTGAAAGCAGAAAGCGCTGCATTTCTCTCTGTCATATTGAGTCCCTCCATATAAGAGATTTACATCCTATCGTATCAAAAATGATGGCGCAATGGAATATGAAGAGTATCCTTTTTTCTAAGATGATAATCATGAATGTGCTATAATTTAATTAAATGGAAATCAGGGAGGCAAATTATGGATACAAGCACCAAGAGAAAATGGGTCATAGCTGCAGTCATACTGCTTGTTGCAGCTGCTCTGGCGGCCGCCTGCATGAATGTCTGGCAGGACAGGAGCTTCCAGAACAAGGGAAAGGGATATGTGGCAGTTATCCGCATCGATGGTCCTATTTACGGCGGTGCCGGATCAGAATCCGTGCTGAATAGTTCCGAAGGCGTTTCCAGCGAGGATCTGATGAGACAATTCCAGGCCGCGCGCAAAGACCTGCAGGCCAAGGCCATTCTTGTAAGAATCAACAGCCCCGGTGGTTCAACCGGCGCGACACAGGAAATTGCCGAGGAAATGGACAAGGTCAGGAGCAGCGGCAAGCCGATTATCATATCCATGGGTGATATGTGCGCATCGGCAGGGTACTGGCTGGCAAGCAAGGGGAATTATATATTTGCTTCCCCTGCAACGATTACAGGCAGCATCGGCGTCTATATGGACTATAATAACATCGAGGATTTAATGAATAAGATCGGCGTCAAGAATGAAAAGATCAAAAGCGGCGCGCATAAGGATATCCTTTCCATGTACCGCCCGATGACGGGAGAGGAAAGACAGATGCTGCAGTCGATGGTAGATGATATCTACAACCAGTTCGTACAGACCGTTGCTGACGGCCGCAAAATGGATGAAAACAAGGTCAGAAGCATTGCGGACGGAAGAATCCTGACGGGCAAGGAAGCACAGGATTTAGGACTGGTCGATGCTATGGGAAATTACTATGATGCCCTGAACTATGCAGCAAGCAGCGGGGGAATTCCCGGGGAAAATGTACCTGTCAAAACGTATACGAATGGAATGTCACTTAAAGGCATCCTTGCCGGCGAGGCAGAGAATGTCAGCAGAATCATGGCCAGAGAAATGGCTGAAAATATGACTAAAGCGCTTTCGGAATCTTCTGTTCCGTCTGTTAAGTAAGGAGGAACTATGAATTCTTTTCTCGATCTTGCATTTTCATTGATTACATCACCCAGAAAAGCGATGGCAGTCATTACGAACAGCGAAAAGTTGAAGGAAGGGTTCTTCTTCTGGATTTTCGTCGTACTGCTGATGGCGATTTCTGCATTCAGGGAAGGGCCGGGACTCATCCTTCAGTTTGCACTCCTTTTCCTGGGGATGGGTATAGCCCTATTGTGCCACAGTGCCGTGATTGACTACATTTCAGGCTTGTGGGGAGGAATGGGGACCGCAAAGGGGATCACAGCCGGTTTCATGGCTTCCTCGCTGCCTCTGGGCTTTTCAGTATTCTTTATGCTGATCGGCGCCTCCGGCGTCAATGAAATCAGCAGCGCCGGTACCTTTATACTTTCACTGTGGGCTTTTTATCTCGACGTTCTGGCAATCAGTGAGAATTACCGTTTCAGCACGGCAAAAGCCTTTGTGGTAGCAATCATGCCATATGCGCTTCTTGTCCTTGTATTCGTGCTCCTTGCCGTTCTTGCCGTCCTGACGGCTGCTGCAGGGATCAGCTCCCTTGAGAGTATGGAAGGCATGGAGAATGTGCTGAGCCAGCTTTAAATGCAGAGTGGAAAAGATGCTGCCTTTCAGCGTCTTTTCTTTTTGTTTATTAATGTTAAAATGAATTGGAACCTGCCCGGACGGGTAATGTAAAAACTTATTTTGACAGTCTATGCGATTTAGTTTGCATAAATTTTAAAATCTTTGCTTTTGTGATATAATAAGCAGAATATGAGCATCTTTAGGGATGCATATAAAAACAAATAACAGTAAAATAAAATAGACATTAATAAGAAACTTGTAAGGAGGAATACCATTTATGTGCGGTATTGTAGGTTATGTCGGCAGCGGCGAAGCTTCTGAATTTTTAATTGACGGGCTCCGTCGTCTTGAATACAGAGGCTATGACTCTGCTGGTATCGCTGTGTATGAAAACGGAAAGATTCAGATCGAAAAGAAAAAGGGCGGTCTGGCTAATTTGGAAGCTGTTCTTAAGGAACATCCTCTCCATGGACATATCGGGATCGGACATACACGCTGGGCTACACATGGCCAGCCGTCTGATGTGAATGCCCATCCTCACGGCGACTGCCATAATCACTTTGTCATTGTCCACAACGGCATCATTGAAAATTACATGACGCTGAAAAAGGAATTGATTGAAAAAGGTCATGTTTTCAAGTCAGAAACGGATACCGAAGTTGTTGCACATCTCGCAGAAGAACTTGATGATGGCAATTTCCTTTCCACCGTCAGAAAAGTACTGGCAAAAATTGAAGGCTCCTACAGTCTGGTATTCATGGATGATTCTGATCCGGATACCATCATCTGCACGAAAAAGGACAACCCTCTGATTATCGGGCTGGGCAAGGGCGAAAACTTCATCGCTTCTGATATCCCGGCTGTCATCAACCGTACACGCCAGATTTACATCATGAATGATTATGAACTTGCTGTTGTCAAGAAAGACAGCATCACTTTCTATGACCATGATGATAAAGAAATCACAAAAGATATCCATGAAGTAACATGGAGCGCTGAAGCGGCAGAAAAGGGCGGCTATCCGCATTTCATGCTGAAGGAAATTTATGAACAGCCCAAGGCCATTCATGATACAGTCCAGATTTATCTGAATAAAGACGGATCCGTAAACTTTAAGGATCTCGGCTGGACAGAAGACTGCTTTGATGATATCGACCACATCCTGATTACAGCATGCGGAACTGCGTATCATGCAGGCCTTGTAGCAAAGCATTACATTGAACGCTTTGTCAGAATCCCGGTCTCCGTCGAAATTGCATCTGAATACAGATACAGCAATCCTCTGACGACAAACAAGACACTCTGTATCGTAGTCAGCCAGTCCGGTGAAACGATCGATACACTGGCAGCCCTGAAGGAAGCAAAACGTCTTGGCGCAAAGAGCCTTGCTGTTACCAACTCCATCAGCTCTTCCATTGCAAGAGAATCCGATAATGTCATTTACACGATGGCAGGCCCAGAAATTGCAGTCGCATCCACCAAGGCCTATACGACCCAGCTCGTAGCGCTCCTTCTCCTTGCTTTGTACATGGGACAGCTCAGGAAGACCATAAAGCCGGAACTTGTCAAGGAAATCACTGATGCCCTGAAAGATCTGCCGAAACAGATCGAAAAGGTACTGCAGGAAAATGATTACATGGCAGAAGTAGCTGAACGTCTGATCAAAGCTCACGATATCTTCTATCTGGGACGTTCCATCGACTATGCGATTGCCATGGAAGGCGCATTAAAACTGAAGGAAGTATCTTATATCCATGCAGAGGCTTATGCAGCCGGAGAATTAAAGCACGGCACTCTTGCCCTGATTACCGAAGATACACCTGTCATTGCTGTAGCTACACAGGATAATGTCAGCTCGAAGATGTACAGCAACATCGAAGAAGTCCGCGCCCGCGGAGCTGAAGTTCTTGGCATCGGCTATGAAGATGATGCAGAAATCGGTAAGTACACGACGGAAACTGTCAGAATCCCGAGAGTGGATCCTTTCATTGCGCCGATCCTTTCCGTTATCCCCATGCAGCTTCTGGCTTACTACACCAGCATCAAGAGAGGCAACAATGTAGATAAGCCCCGCAACCTTGCTAAGTCTGTAACGGTTGAATAATTGAAAATATGACTGGATTGCAAAGAGGCAGGCGAGTAACCCTGCTTCTGGCAATCTTTTCATTTATGGATCATTTTGTCAGTCACCCATTATAACCAAGTCGATCATCAAATATTATAAGGAGGCATCGTTATGGATGTTATTTTTTCTGGAATTCAGCCCAGCGGCGATCTTACACTGGGAAATTATCTTGGGGCATTGAAGAATTTTATTCCGTTCCAGGATAAGGCAGAATGCTTCTACTGCATTGTGAATCAGCATGCAATCACAGTGCCGCAGGACCCAAAGCTTCTTCATGAAAGAACAAGAAACCTGGCAGCATTATATATTGCAGCAGGACTGGATCCGAAAAAAGCAACGATTTTTGTTCAGTCTGAAGTGCCGGAACATGCCCTTCTCGGATGGATGATGATCTGCAGCGCCTATGTAGGCGAAATGGAAAGAATGACCCAGTATAAGTCCAAAGCGCAGAAACAGGAAAAGAAGAACGGCTTTATTCCTCTTGGCCTTTTGACCTATCCTCCGCTGATGGCAGCTGATATCCTGCTCTATCAGGCAACACTTGTCCCGGTAGGTGATGACCAGCGTCAGCATATGGAAATCACAAGAGACCTGGCAGAAAGATTCAACCGTAAATACGGTGAGGTCTTCACACTGCCGGAAATGTGGGCTCCTGAAGGAGGAGCACGCGTCATGAGCCTTCAGGAACCTACCAAGAAGATGAGCAAATCGGATGACAATGAATGGGCTACCATTCATATGCTTGATGAACCGGACGTTATCACAAAGAAAATCAAGAGAGCAGTGACCGACTCTATCGGACACGTTCATTATGATAAGGAAAACCAGCCCGGCGTTTCCAACCTGATGAGCATTCATTCTGCTTTCTCGGGCAAAAACTTCGAAGAAATAGAGAAGATGTATGAGGGACAGGGCTACGGTGTGTTCAAGAAAGACCTGATCGATCTGATTATCGATCAGATGAGCCCGATCCTGAGCCGCTATAAAGAACTGATGGGAAGCCCGGAACTGGATTCTATTCTTGATGAAGGCGCAGCCAAAGCGCATGCAAGAGCAAGCATTACCTATAACAAGGCCATTCATGCTATGGGCCTGTACCGCAAATAAGAAAAAAGGGTCTGTGACGAAATGAGCAATCATTTCGCCACAGACCCTTTTGCATATGCAGACCATCATATGAAAAAAGGAAGCATGCCGCCTGGTATGCTTCCTTTTTCTGTTATTTTGAAAGATCGATGGAACGGATCTGCTGGCGGAGCGGGAGGACAGAGTAGGGGGCAACAGAGAATTCATCGATGCCCATTCTGAGGAATGTTTCCGTGATGGAAAGGTCAGAACTCAATTCACCGCACATGCCTACCCAGATGCCTGCTTTATGGCCATTATCGATGGTCATCTGAATCAGCTTGAGGACAGCCGGATGATGGGGGTTGAAGAAATCAGAAAGGACACGGCTTGAACGGTCTACAACGAGCGTGTACTGGGAAAGGTCGTTAGTACCGATCGAGAAGAAGTCGACTTCCTTGGCCAGCTTGTCGCTGATGAGAGCAGCCGCCGGAGTTTCTATCATGATGCCGATCTGGATCTGATGGTCATAGGCAATGCCTTTCTTATCCAGGTCCAGTTTGACTTCATCCAGGATTTCCTTTGCCTTCCATACTTCCCATACCGAAGTGATGAGCGGGAACATGATTGCAATCTTGCCGAATGCGCTGGCACGGAGAATAGCGCGAAGCTGCGTCTTGAATATTTCCGGTCTTTTGAGGGAAATACGGATAGCTCTCATGCCCAGAGCCGGGTTTTCTT is a genomic window of Veillonellaceae bacterium containing:
- a CDS encoding biotin transporter BioY — encoded protein: MKNHNFISAALFAGIMAILSQFAFPIGAVPITLQSFVCALAGGVLGKKWGAISIGLWLILGMIGIPVLTMGKAGIGIFLSPVGGYYLGFVLMAFISGFRSEEKVNIFCYIGFAILGLISCYALGTIWFMGYFQYGLGKDMPLWTALTMTVFPFVVFDLIKVTLGVLSGVRIRRALIQAGFRPTTH
- a CDS encoding type III pantothenate kinase, with the protein product MLLAFDVGNTNIVCGVYKDRKLIKNWRIATDTLQTADGYAALLGTLFHLNQLEFDDVEDIIISTVVPPIIPILETMSHRYFHVKPILVGPGIKTGLNILYDNPKELGADRIVNAVAAIAEYDCPLIIIDMGTATTFCVVDTKGNYLGGAVAPGIGISMEALFQRASKLPRIELVKTPNIICRNTVSAMQAGIYYGFVGQIDEIVKRIKEELNEQNVKVIATGGLATLIAKSSSTIDIVDPMLTLKGLLILYEKNKNEGGRK
- a CDS encoding branched-chain amino acid transporter permease, which gives rise to MTSLPFYEQVLIIAICAGATILTRLLPFLIFKPGSRLPAYVNFLGKALPSAVFALLVIYCLKDVQWTGGNYGIPEIAGLAVTAAVHLWKGQMLLSMAAGTLCYMGLVQFVFI
- a CDS encoding AzlC family ABC transporter permease, whose amino-acid sequence is MTERNAALSAFKEALPYTLPVFAGFWFIAFAYGFYMYTLGFSFLYPLFMAMFIFGGSLEFITVTMLLSPFAPWQTFVIAFTVQARHLFYGLAMLEKYAGTGWKKPFLIYWMCDETFALNYSATIPRGIDRNWFMFWVSFLNYVYWVSGAAIGGLLGNIVTFNTKGLSFVMTSMFLVIFLEQWKREEKHYTALIGLFSSTICLYFFGSNSFIIPSMALMLGIITLFRRRIEKAGGLL
- the sppA gene encoding signal peptide peptidase SppA; translation: MDTSTKRKWVIAAVILLVAAALAAACMNVWQDRSFQNKGKGYVAVIRIDGPIYGGAGSESVLNSSEGVSSEDLMRQFQAARKDLQAKAILVRINSPGGSTGATQEIAEEMDKVRSSGKPIIISMGDMCASAGYWLASKGNYIFASPATITGSIGVYMDYNNIEDLMNKIGVKNEKIKSGAHKDILSMYRPMTGEERQMLQSMVDDIYNQFVQTVADGRKMDENKVRSIADGRILTGKEAQDLGLVDAMGNYYDALNYAASSGGIPGENVPVKTYTNGMSLKGILAGEAENVSRIMAREMAENMTKALSESSVPSVK
- a CDS encoding YIP1 family protein, translated to MNSFLDLAFSLITSPRKAMAVITNSEKLKEGFFFWIFVVLLMAISAFREGPGLILQFALLFLGMGIALLCHSAVIDYISGLWGGMGTAKGITAGFMASSLPLGFSVFFMLIGASGVNEISSAGTFILSLWAFYLDVLAISENYRFSTAKAFVVAIMPYALLVLVFVLLAVLAVLTAAAGISSLESMEGMENVLSQL
- the glmS gene encoding glutamine--fructose-6-phosphate transaminase (isomerizing), which codes for MCGIVGYVGSGEASEFLIDGLRRLEYRGYDSAGIAVYENGKIQIEKKKGGLANLEAVLKEHPLHGHIGIGHTRWATHGQPSDVNAHPHGDCHNHFVIVHNGIIENYMTLKKELIEKGHVFKSETDTEVVAHLAEELDDGNFLSTVRKVLAKIEGSYSLVFMDDSDPDTIICTKKDNPLIIGLGKGENFIASDIPAVINRTRQIYIMNDYELAVVKKDSITFYDHDDKEITKDIHEVTWSAEAAEKGGYPHFMLKEIYEQPKAIHDTVQIYLNKDGSVNFKDLGWTEDCFDDIDHILITACGTAYHAGLVAKHYIERFVRIPVSVEIASEYRYSNPLTTNKTLCIVVSQSGETIDTLAALKEAKRLGAKSLAVTNSISSSIARESDNVIYTMAGPEIAVASTKAYTTQLVALLLLALYMGQLRKTIKPELVKEITDALKDLPKQIEKVLQENDYMAEVAERLIKAHDIFYLGRSIDYAIAMEGALKLKEVSYIHAEAYAAGELKHGTLALITEDTPVIAVATQDNVSSKMYSNIEEVRARGAEVLGIGYEDDAEIGKYTTETVRIPRVDPFIAPILSVIPMQLLAYYTSIKRGNNVDKPRNLAKSVTVE
- the trpS gene encoding tryptophan--tRNA ligase, with amino-acid sequence MDVIFSGIQPSGDLTLGNYLGALKNFIPFQDKAECFYCIVNQHAITVPQDPKLLHERTRNLAALYIAAGLDPKKATIFVQSEVPEHALLGWMMICSAYVGEMERMTQYKSKAQKQEKKNGFIPLGLLTYPPLMAADILLYQATLVPVGDDQRQHMEITRDLAERFNRKYGEVFTLPEMWAPEGGARVMSLQEPTKKMSKSDDNEWATIHMLDEPDVITKKIKRAVTDSIGHVHYDKENQPGVSNLMSIHSAFSGKNFEEIEKMYEGQGYGVFKKDLIDLIIDQMSPILSRYKELMGSPELDSILDEGAAKAHARASITYNKAIHAMGLYRK